Proteins from one Comamonas flocculans genomic window:
- a CDS encoding ABC transporter substrate-binding protein yields the protein MSTLDRRTLLQLAGAAGLASVLSPAQGAEADLAAARAEGKAVFYANITAVKPIMEAFGKDTGVQGEYTRISSSKFVSTVATEARAGKLLADVVQAPLPVLELLKANGVLAPYRSPAAADYPEWTRPDDTIQLFGIEYVSYLYNTKQVAAADAPKKYEDLADAKWKGRIVMADPATHSSTISWLVGLKEKVFASEGEWTNFVKALAANQPMFVASFGPTPAPIESGEKAIAISMPKYIVTKAPAPLAWGPRGGGQPLLGTPRAMALTAKAPHPAAARAFMDYWLSKKAAGMLAKDVGEYVAAPGVYPPVEGMDQVKVLAIRDLGDAEIQKWGAEFKRIFKG from the coding sequence ATGTCCACCCTCGATCGACGCACCCTTTTGCAACTGGCCGGCGCGGCAGGCCTCGCCTCGGTGCTGTCGCCCGCCCAGGGCGCCGAAGCCGATCTGGCGGCCGCGCGCGCGGAAGGCAAGGCGGTGTTCTACGCCAACATCACCGCGGTCAAGCCCATCATGGAAGCCTTCGGCAAGGACACCGGGGTGCAGGGCGAATACACGCGCATCTCCAGCTCCAAGTTCGTCTCCACCGTGGCGACCGAGGCGCGCGCGGGCAAGCTGCTGGCCGACGTGGTGCAGGCGCCGCTGCCGGTGCTGGAGCTGCTCAAGGCCAACGGCGTGCTGGCGCCCTACCGCTCGCCCGCCGCCGCCGACTACCCCGAGTGGACGCGCCCGGACGACACCATCCAGCTCTTTGGCATCGAGTACGTCTCCTACCTGTACAACACCAAACAGGTGGCGGCGGCGGACGCGCCAAAGAAGTACGAGGACCTGGCCGACGCCAAATGGAAGGGCCGCATCGTCATGGCCGACCCCGCCACGCATTCGTCCACCATCTCGTGGCTGGTGGGCCTGAAGGAGAAGGTCTTCGCCTCCGAGGGCGAGTGGACGAACTTCGTCAAGGCGCTGGCCGCGAACCAGCCGATGTTCGTCGCCTCCTTCGGCCCCACGCCCGCGCCGATCGAAAGCGGCGAGAAGGCGATCGCCATCTCCATGCCCAAGTACATCGTGACCAAGGCACCGGCGCCGCTGGCCTGGGGCCCGCGCGGCGGTGGCCAGCCGCTACTGGGCACGCCGCGCGCCATGGCGCTCACCGCCAAGGCGCCGCACCCGGCGGCGGCTCGCGCCTTCATGGACTACTGGCTGTCGAAGAAGGCCGCCGGCATGCTGGCCAAGGACGTGGGCGAATACGTGGCCGCGCCGGGCGTCTATCCGCCGGTCGAAGGCATGGACCAGGTCAAGGTGCTGGCGATCCGCGACCTGGGCGACGCCGAGATCCAGAAATGGGGCGCCGAGTTCAAGCGCATCTTCAAGGGCTGA
- a CDS encoding 4-oxalocrotonate tautomerase, which produces MPFVQIHMLEGRTPEQKKAVIEKVTQALVQAVGVPASAVRVLIQEVPKEHWGIGGVSARELGR; this is translated from the coding sequence ATGCCATTCGTACAGATCCACATGCTCGAAGGGCGCACGCCCGAGCAGAAGAAGGCAGTGATAGAGAAAGTCACCCAGGCCCTGGTGCAAGCCGTGGGCGTGCCGGCCAGCGCGGTGCGCGTGCTCATCCAGGAAGTGCCCAAGGAGCATTGGGGCATAGGCGGCGTCAGCGCAAGGGAGCTGGGCCGCTGA
- a CDS encoding ABC transporter permease, whose amino-acid sequence MDTRHQGLTLALILIVGVLTVAPVAMLALGSVSEGLDAFGQFTLAKYASAYTDPGLWQVLGNTAVFVVGSTLLATALALVLAYLNTRTDIPFKFLFGVLAIVPMMIPHVLFSVSWALLANPSNGLMNLALMQVFGLEQGPFNIYSMPGMILVEGLLNMPVAYLIIAPAMASFDVSLEESSRVFGAGTWRTLVRITLPVLRPAILAAFVLGVVRALASYAVPRVLGMPGQVDVLATYLYEMISVGFAPDYGKAAALGMSALALAVVLIWLYRRLTGEGSRFVTISSRGWRPAVVPLGRWRLPLFALVALLSFVVIVLPVAVLLYTSFVPYAMVPGSEAFAQMSLKHWHEVLHDATSLLALRNSLFLAVVGATLGVLLSLFVAYVIVKLRTRGAALLETLTYLSFSFPGIVIGIGFMWFFVQTPLYATVTALLIGYVATYLPYGVRPLASAFVQVHDHLEESSLVCGASHLTTLRRVIAPLLVPGIVSAWILMATMFLRELTLSVVLSRPGSEVLAVQVLSFADDGLWGQLSALGILMIAISTLLVVGAHLLGRRFGARAG is encoded by the coding sequence ATGGACACGCGCCACCAGGGCCTCACGCTGGCGCTGATTCTCATCGTCGGCGTGCTCACCGTGGCGCCGGTGGCGATGCTGGCGCTGGGCAGCGTCTCCGAGGGGCTGGACGCCTTCGGCCAGTTCACGCTGGCCAAGTACGCCAGCGCCTACACCGACCCGGGGCTGTGGCAGGTGCTGGGCAACACCGCCGTGTTCGTCGTCGGCTCGACGCTGCTGGCCACTGCTCTGGCGCTGGTGCTCGCGTATCTGAACACGCGCACCGACATCCCGTTCAAGTTCCTCTTCGGCGTGCTGGCGATCGTGCCGATGATGATTCCGCACGTGCTGTTTTCGGTGAGCTGGGCGCTGCTGGCCAATCCGTCCAACGGCCTGATGAACCTGGCGCTGATGCAGGTCTTCGGCCTGGAGCAGGGGCCCTTCAACATCTACTCGATGCCCGGCATGATCCTGGTCGAGGGCTTGCTCAACATGCCCGTGGCCTACCTGATCATCGCGCCGGCCATGGCCTCATTCGACGTGTCGCTGGAGGAGTCCTCGCGCGTGTTCGGCGCCGGCACCTGGCGCACGCTCGTGCGCATCACGCTGCCGGTGCTGCGCCCGGCCATCCTCGCGGCCTTCGTGCTCGGCGTGGTGCGCGCGCTGGCCTCCTACGCGGTGCCGCGCGTGCTCGGCATGCCGGGCCAGGTGGACGTGCTGGCCACTTATTTGTACGAAATGATCTCGGTGGGCTTTGCGCCCGACTACGGCAAGGCGGCGGCGCTGGGCATGAGCGCGCTGGCGCTGGCCGTGGTGCTCATCTGGCTGTACCGGCGCCTGACCGGCGAGGGCAGCCGCTTCGTCACCATCTCCAGCCGCGGCTGGCGCCCCGCCGTGGTGCCGCTGGGGCGCTGGCGCCTGCCGCTGTTCGCGCTGGTGGCGCTGTTGTCCTTCGTCGTCATCGTGCTGCCGGTGGCGGTGCTGCTCTACACCTCCTTCGTGCCCTATGCGATGGTGCCGGGCAGCGAGGCGTTCGCGCAGATGAGCCTCAAGCACTGGCACGAGGTGCTGCACGATGCCACCTCGCTGCTGGCACTGCGCAACAGCCTGTTCCTGGCGGTGGTCGGCGCCACGCTGGGCGTGCTGCTGTCGCTCTTCGTCGCCTACGTGATCGTCAAGCTGCGCACACGCGGCGCGGCGCTGCTGGAGACGCTGACCTATTTGTCGTTCTCGTTTCCGGGCATCGTGATCGGCATCGGCTTCATGTGGTTCTTCGTGCAGACGCCGCTGTACGCCACGGTGACGGCGCTGCTGATCGGCTACGTCGCCACCTACCTGCCCTACGGCGTGCGCCCGCTGGCCAGCGCCTTCGTGCAGGTGCACGACCACCTGGAGGAATCGTCGCTGGTGTGCGGCGCGAGCCACCTGACGACGCTGCGCCGCGTGATCGCGCCGCTCCTGGTGCCGGGCATCGTCTCGGCCTGGATCCTGATGGCGACCATGTTCCTGCGCGAGCTGACGCTCTCGGTGGTGCTCTCGCGCCCCGGCAGCGAGGTGCTGGCGGTGCAGGTGCTGTCCTTTGCCGACGACGGCCTGTGGGGCCAGCTTTCGGCGCTGGGCATTCTCATGATCGCGATCTCGACGCTGCTGGTGGTCGGCGCGCACCTGCTCGGTCGGCGCTTCGGCGCACGCGCCGGCTGA
- the dmpH gene encoding 2-oxo-3-hexenedioate decarboxylase: MALSSKTLDQLAKHLHACQREARDTPKITDEHPEMDWDDAYAIQDRILAAKLKGGARIAGYKAGLTSHAKMRQMGVTDPVFGFLADEFTVPDGGEVKVSELIHPKVEPEICFVTRTELTGPGCSIASVLAASDVVLPGIEVIDSRYRDFKFDLKSVVADNTSAARFVVGGRAVDARSVDLRTTGIVLEKNGVPVALGAGAAVLGHPAAAVAMLVNHLGRRGKSLPAGSLILSGGATEAVAVQAGDHVTLRMQGMGSVSLRFV, translated from the coding sequence ATGGCCCTTTCTTCCAAAACCCTGGACCAGCTTGCCAAGCACCTGCACGCCTGCCAGCGCGAGGCGCGCGACACGCCCAAGATCACCGACGAGCACCCCGAGATGGACTGGGACGACGCCTACGCCATCCAGGACCGCATCCTCGCGGCCAAGCTCAAGGGCGGCGCCCGCATCGCCGGCTACAAGGCGGGCCTGACCTCGCACGCCAAGATGCGCCAGATGGGCGTGACCGACCCGGTGTTCGGTTTTCTCGCTGATGAATTCACCGTGCCCGACGGCGGCGAGGTGAAGGTGAGCGAGCTGATCCACCCCAAGGTCGAGCCGGAGATCTGCTTCGTCACCCGCACCGAGCTCACCGGCCCGGGCTGCAGCATCGCCAGCGTGCTGGCTGCCAGCGACGTGGTGTTGCCCGGCATCGAGGTCATCGACAGCCGCTACCGCGACTTCAAGTTCGACCTGAAGAGCGTGGTGGCCGACAACACCTCGGCCGCGCGCTTCGTCGTCGGCGGGCGCGCGGTCGATGCGCGCAGCGTGGACCTGCGCACCACCGGCATCGTGCTGGAAAAGAACGGCGTGCCCGTGGCCCTGGGCGCGGGCGCGGCGGTGCTCGGCCACCCCGCCGCCGCCGTGGCCATGCTGGTCAACCACCTGGGCCGCCGGGGCAAGAGCCTGCCCGCGGGCTCGCTCATCCTCTCGGGCGGCGCGACCGAAGCCGTCGCGGTGCAGGCGGGCGACCACGTCACGCTCAGGATGCAGGGCATGGGCAGCGTGTCGCTGCGCTTCGTCTGA
- a CDS encoding ABC transporter ATP-binding protein, protein MGLVADTAAGVPLLELRALSRSFGALRVVDGLDLQVAEGEALGVIGPNGAGKTTLMNLIAGDIPPNGGQVLFAGRDLTGLPAQERCRAGIARTYQVPQPFGGLTVFENVLVGAIFGAGAGEKAARAQARQVLEQTGLLDKADRLAGALPLLDRKRLELARALASRPRLLLLDEIAGGLTEQEVHALLQTIRAIHASGVTLIWIEHIVHALVAVVARLVALDFGRKVTEGAPQDVMNEPAVREIYMGIDLAEEAAA, encoded by the coding sequence ATGGGGCTTGTGGCAGACACCGCGGCGGGCGTGCCGCTGCTGGAGCTGCGCGCGCTCAGCCGCAGCTTTGGCGCGCTGCGCGTGGTCGATGGGCTCGACCTGCAGGTGGCCGAGGGCGAGGCGCTGGGCGTGATCGGGCCCAACGGCGCGGGCAAGACCACGCTCATGAATCTGATAGCTGGAGACATCCCGCCCAATGGCGGCCAGGTGCTCTTTGCCGGGCGCGACCTCACCGGGCTGCCCGCGCAGGAGCGCTGCCGCGCCGGCATCGCGCGCACCTACCAGGTGCCCCAGCCCTTTGGCGGCCTGACGGTGTTCGAGAACGTGCTCGTGGGGGCGATCTTCGGCGCCGGCGCGGGCGAGAAGGCCGCGCGCGCCCAGGCGCGCCAGGTGCTGGAGCAGACCGGGCTGCTGGACAAGGCGGACCGCCTCGCCGGTGCGCTGCCGCTGCTCGACCGCAAGCGCCTGGAGCTGGCGCGCGCGCTGGCCAGCCGCCCGCGCCTGCTGCTGCTCGACGAGATCGCGGGCGGGCTGACCGAGCAGGAGGTGCATGCGCTGCTGCAGACCATCCGCGCCATCCATGCCAGCGGCGTGACGCTGATCTGGATAGAGCACATCGTGCATGCGCTGGTGGCGGTGGTCGCTCGGCTGGTGGCGCTGGACTTCGGGCGCAAGGTCACCGAGGGCGCGCCCCAGGACGTGATGAACGAGCCGGCGGTGCGCGAGATCTACATGGGCATAGACCTTGCCGAGGAGGCCGCCGCATGA
- a CDS encoding ABC transporter ATP-binding protein, with translation MEIRVTGLTKHYVSEGRVVKALDGVDLTIPAKRIFTLLGPSGCGKTTLLRCIVGLETPDEGEIRIGGDVVWSRDQGIAVPTEKRGLGMVFQTYAIWPHMSVFDNVAYPLTVRGMPRAQIGAKVAEVLRFVQLAGFEDRPATRLSGGQQQRVALARALVAEPRVILFDEPLSNLDAKLREETRKELRRFMGQLDITAIYVTHDRVEALALSDSIAVMRAGRIVEIGTPRQIYFQARHRFVADFIGRANLIDATVRGHADGATQIACALGSLACAASDYAAGSPVTLCLRPEFLHVQGGAAPGPNVVHGTIEALDFVGEVNEAEIRVGDTLLLARTAPDAALAVGSQVSIRLAPEHCLLVAA, from the coding sequence ATGGAAATCCGCGTCACCGGCCTGACCAAGCACTACGTCTCCGAAGGCCGCGTCGTCAAGGCGCTCGATGGCGTTGACCTGACGATCCCGGCCAAGCGCATCTTCACGCTGCTGGGCCCGAGCGGCTGCGGCAAGACCACGCTGCTGCGCTGCATCGTCGGGCTGGAGACGCCCGACGAGGGCGAGATCCGCATCGGCGGCGACGTGGTCTGGTCGCGCGACCAGGGCATCGCCGTGCCGACCGAGAAGCGCGGCCTGGGCATGGTGTTCCAGACCTACGCGATCTGGCCGCACATGAGCGTGTTCGACAACGTCGCCTACCCGCTCACCGTGCGCGGCATGCCCCGCGCCCAGATCGGCGCCAAGGTGGCCGAGGTGCTGCGCTTCGTACAGCTCGCGGGCTTCGAGGACCGGCCCGCCACGCGCCTGTCGGGCGGGCAGCAGCAGCGCGTGGCGCTGGCGCGCGCGCTGGTGGCCGAGCCGCGCGTGATCCTGTTCGACGAGCCGCTCTCGAACCTGGACGCCAAGCTGCGCGAGGAAACGCGCAAGGAGCTGCGCCGCTTCATGGGCCAGCTGGACATCACCGCCATCTACGTGACGCACGACCGCGTCGAGGCGCTGGCGCTGTCCGACTCGATCGCGGTGATGCGCGCCGGGCGCATCGTCGAGATCGGCACGCCGCGGCAGATCTACTTCCAGGCGCGCCACCGCTTCGTCGCCGACTTCATCGGCCGCGCCAACCTGATCGACGCCACCGTGCGCGGCCACGCCGATGGCGCCACGCAGATAGCCTGCGCGCTGGGCAGCCTGGCCTGCGCGGCCAGCGACTACGCCGCGGGCAGCCCGGTCACGCTGTGCCTGCGCCCCGAGTTCCTGCACGTGCAGGGCGGCGCAGCGCCCGGCCCCAACGTGGTGCACGGCACCATCGAGGCGCTGGACTTCGTCGGCGAGGTGAACGAGGCCGAGATCCGCGTGGGCGATACCCTGCTGCTGGCGCGCACCGCGCCCGACGCCGCTCTGGCGGTGGGCAGCCAGGTGAGCATCCGGCTTGCGCCCGAGCACTGCCTGCTGGTGGCGGCCTGA
- a CDS encoding branched-chain amino acid ABC transporter permease — protein MMMKRDLLPARVAAVLGVLSIAAIASMPWWAERATLALAIEVLATLALAQMWNLLAGYGGLLSVGQQGFIGLGAYALVVFGLQAGLGAFWVIPIAGVVGALAGALVAPLVFRLSGAHFAIGTWVVAEVFRLVMANLPFVSGGSGTSVARTVMGMNAATRMGLTLWWALALGAGATLAVYLLLRSRWGLALMAVRDSERASRSLGVRVGRIKWAVWVAAAGVCAMTGALLFITKLRVAPDPAFSIDWTTTMFFIVVIGGIGTLEGPIIGTIAYFLLREWLADLGSIYLITLGLTTMVVMLFFERGLWGLWTRYVGWELFPVRRRLGPPVD, from the coding sequence ATGATGATGAAGCGCGATCTGCTGCCTGCCCGCGTGGCCGCCGTCCTGGGCGTGCTGTCCATCGCCGCCATCGCCAGCATGCCCTGGTGGGCCGAACGCGCCACGCTGGCGCTGGCCATCGAGGTGCTGGCCACGCTGGCGCTGGCGCAAATGTGGAACCTGCTGGCGGGCTACGGCGGTCTGCTGTCGGTGGGCCAGCAGGGCTTCATCGGCCTGGGCGCCTATGCGCTGGTGGTCTTCGGGCTGCAGGCGGGGCTGGGCGCCTTCTGGGTCATTCCGATTGCCGGCGTCGTGGGCGCACTGGCCGGCGCGCTGGTGGCGCCGCTGGTGTTTCGCCTGAGCGGCGCGCACTTCGCCATAGGCACCTGGGTGGTGGCGGAGGTGTTTCGCCTCGTCATGGCCAATCTGCCCTTTGTCAGCGGCGGCTCGGGCACCAGCGTGGCCAGGACGGTGATGGGCATGAATGCGGCCACGCGCATGGGCCTCACGCTGTGGTGGGCGCTGGCATTGGGCGCGGGGGCGACGCTCGCGGTCTACCTGCTGCTGCGCTCGCGCTGGGGCCTGGCGCTGATGGCGGTGCGCGACTCGGAGCGCGCCTCGCGCAGCCTGGGCGTGCGCGTGGGTCGCATCAAGTGGGCGGTGTGGGTGGCGGCCGCAGGGGTCTGCGCGATGACGGGCGCGCTGCTCTTCATCACCAAGCTGCGCGTGGCGCCCGACCCGGCGTTTTCCATCGACTGGACCACCACCATGTTCTTCATCGTGGTGATCGGCGGCATAGGCACGCTGGAGGGCCCGATCATCGGCACCATCGCCTACTTCCTGCTGCGCGAATGGCTGGCGGACCTGGGCAGCATCTACCTGATCACGCTGGGCCTGACCACCATGGTGGTCATGCTGTTCTTCGAGCGCGGGCTGTGGGGGCTGTGGACGCGCTATGTTGGCTGGGAGCTGTTCCCGGTGCGCCGCCGGCTGGGGCCGCCGGTGGACTGA
- a CDS encoding ABC transporter ATP-binding protein, whose amino-acid sequence MSALLQVQGLTAGYGDFQALHGIDLSLPEGEVLAIIGANGAGKSTLLRTLAGALALRSGSVRFAGRAIGGLPAHQVCAAGVALVPEGRRLFPSLSVQENLQMGAYVRRPGPWDLAAVYALFPILSDFRQRPATELSGGQQQMVALGRALMSNPRLLLCDELSLGLAPVVVRDIYRALPTVCAQGVSVIVVEQDISQALGVARHVVCMREGRVVLAGAPAELTREQIAQAYFGAVAGAAP is encoded by the coding sequence ATGAGCGCGCTGCTGCAGGTGCAGGGCCTGACCGCGGGCTACGGGGACTTCCAGGCGCTGCACGGCATCGACCTCAGCCTGCCCGAGGGCGAGGTGCTGGCCATCATCGGCGCCAATGGCGCGGGCAAGTCCACGCTGCTGCGCACCCTGGCGGGGGCGCTGGCGCTGCGCTCGGGCAGCGTGCGCTTCGCTGGCCGCGCCATCGGCGGCCTGCCCGCGCACCAGGTGTGTGCGGCCGGCGTTGCGCTCGTGCCCGAGGGGCGCCGGCTCTTTCCCAGCCTGAGCGTGCAGGAAAACCTGCAGATGGGCGCCTATGTGCGACGCCCCGGTCCCTGGGACCTGGCGGCGGTGTATGCGCTGTTTCCCATCCTGAGCGACTTTCGCCAGCGCCCGGCCACCGAGCTTTCGGGCGGGCAGCAGCAGATGGTGGCGCTCGGGCGCGCGCTGATGAGCAATCCGCGCCTGCTGCTGTGCGACGAGCTCTCCCTGGGCCTGGCGCCGGTGGTGGTGCGCGACATCTACCGCGCGCTGCCGACGGTGTGCGCGCAGGGCGTCTCGGTCATCGTGGTCGAGCAGGACATCAGCCAGGCTCTGGGCGTGGCCCGGCATGTGGTGTGCATGCGCGAAGGGCGCGTGGTGCTGGCGGGCGCGCCCGCCGAGCTCACGCGCGAGCAAATCGCGCAGGCCTATTTCGGCGCTGTGGCGGGGGCAGCGCCATGA
- a CDS encoding ABC transporter substrate-binding protein has protein sequence MNHPSRRRALGTLGGIAAAGLLPAPWVHAAQIFKIGYVAPQTGPLSVFAEPDPFTLEAIRKLVAGGIQSGGKNYAVEIIYKDSQSSAARAADVTGDLIMKDKVDIVVSGCTPETTNPVADQCELNGVPCVTNDTPWQPHFFGRGGDPKKGFEWTNHFFWGLEDIIGVFTGIWDKLPTNRTVGALWPNDPDGNAWGDAKMGFPAVAGAKKLKFVDPGRYQSPNDNFTSYISEFKKAGVEIVTGVVPPPDFGNFWAQCAQQGFKPKIVTVAKATEFPAAVQAFGPRSDGLSVEVWWSPQHPFKSSLTGQSAAELAAAYTKATGKPWNMTLGFKHSLFEVALAALKQSGGKGPEAIRDALRASDLDTIVGHVNFTRGPVPSVSKTPLAGGQWHKKGDGFDLVIVENSQAGMVPVGGELKPIA, from the coding sequence ATGAACCATCCCTCACGCCGCCGCGCGCTCGGCACCCTGGGCGGCATCGCTGCCGCCGGCCTGCTGCCCGCACCCTGGGTGCATGCGGCCCAGATTTTCAAGATCGGCTACGTGGCGCCGCAGACCGGGCCGCTGTCGGTCTTCGCCGAACCCGATCCGTTCACGCTGGAGGCGATACGCAAGCTGGTGGCGGGCGGCATCCAGAGCGGCGGCAAGAACTACGCGGTGGAGATCATCTACAAGGACTCGCAGTCCAGCGCGGCGCGCGCGGCCGACGTCACCGGCGACCTGATCATGAAGGACAAGGTGGACATCGTCGTCTCCGGCTGCACGCCCGAGACCACCAACCCGGTGGCCGACCAGTGCGAGCTCAACGGCGTGCCCTGCGTGACCAACGACACGCCCTGGCAGCCGCACTTCTTCGGCCGCGGCGGCGACCCCAAGAAGGGCTTCGAGTGGACCAACCACTTCTTCTGGGGGCTGGAGGACATCATCGGCGTGTTCACCGGCATCTGGGACAAGCTGCCGACCAACCGCACCGTGGGCGCTCTCTGGCCCAACGACCCCGACGGCAACGCCTGGGGCGACGCCAAGATGGGCTTCCCCGCCGTCGCGGGCGCCAAGAAGCTCAAGTTCGTCGACCCGGGCCGCTACCAGAGCCCGAACGACAACTTCACCAGCTACATCTCCGAGTTCAAGAAGGCCGGCGTGGAGATCGTCACCGGCGTGGTACCGCCGCCGGACTTCGGCAACTTCTGGGCGCAGTGCGCGCAGCAGGGCTTCAAGCCCAAGATCGTCACCGTGGCCAAGGCGACCGAGTTCCCGGCCGCGGTGCAGGCCTTCGGGCCGCGCAGCGACGGGCTGTCGGTCGAGGTCTGGTGGTCGCCCCAGCACCCGTTCAAGAGCTCGCTCACCGGCCAGAGCGCGGCCGAGCTGGCCGCCGCCTACACCAAGGCCACGGGCAAGCCCTGGAACATGACGCTGGGCTTCAAGCATTCGCTGTTCGAGGTGGCGCTGGCGGCGCTCAAGCAAAGCGGGGGCAAGGGGCCGGAGGCGATTCGCGACGCGCTGCGCGCGAGCGACCTGGACACCATCGTCGGCCACGTCAACTTCACCAGGGGGCCGGTGCCCTCGGTCAGCAAGACGCCGCTTGCGGGCGGCCAGTGGCACAAGAAGGGCGACGGCTTCGATCTCGTCATCGTGGAAAACAGCCAGGCCGGCATGGTGCCGGTGGGCGGCGAACTCAAGCCGATTGCCTGA
- a CDS encoding branched-chain amino acid ABC transporter permease, whose translation MIAEWLNTLLQGVLLGGLYALFAAGLSISFGVMRMINIAHGDMIVLASYATIVGANYLHLPMALTVVLVVCVLSALGYAAQRLVFNRTLGADLLRPLLLTFGLSIVIRESLQAVFSADVRSVDVGPLATATWGLGAQVNVGVLPLLVMLVGLACIAALQWLFRRTAMGRSFRATSDDADTASLMGVNRKHVYALAMVFGSAMVALAGAFLVMRTTVSPSDGPARLIYAFEAVIIGGLGSLWGTVAGGVVLGVAQAIGSRLDPGWGTLAGHLAFLGILWARPQGLFPATRDR comes from the coding sequence ATGATCGCGGAATGGCTCAACACCCTGCTGCAGGGCGTCTTGCTGGGCGGGCTGTACGCGCTGTTTGCGGCCGGCCTGTCGATCAGCTTCGGCGTGATGCGCATGATCAACATCGCCCACGGCGACATGATCGTGCTGGCCAGCTACGCCACCATCGTTGGCGCCAACTACCTGCACCTGCCGATGGCGCTGACCGTGGTGCTGGTGGTCTGCGTGCTCAGCGCCCTCGGCTATGCGGCCCAGCGCCTGGTGTTCAACCGCACGCTGGGCGCCGACCTGCTGCGCCCGCTGCTGCTGACCTTCGGACTGTCCATCGTGATCCGCGAGAGCCTGCAGGCGGTGTTCTCTGCCGACGTGCGCAGCGTGGACGTGGGGCCGCTGGCCACGGCCACCTGGGGTCTGGGCGCTCAGGTGAACGTCGGCGTGCTGCCGCTGCTCGTGATGCTCGTGGGCCTGGCGTGCATCGCGGCGCTGCAGTGGCTGTTTCGCCGCACCGCCATGGGCCGCTCGTTTCGCGCCACCTCGGACGATGCGGACACCGCTTCGCTCATGGGCGTCAACCGCAAGCACGTCTACGCGCTGGCCATGGTGTTCGGCAGCGCCATGGTGGCGCTGGCCGGCGCCTTCCTGGTGATGCGCACCACGGTCAGCCCCTCGGACGGGCCGGCGCGGCTGATCTACGCCTTCGAGGCGGTGATCATCGGCGGCCTGGGCTCGCTCTGGGGCACGGTGGCCGGCGGCGTGGTGCTGGGCGTGGCCCAGGCCATAGGCTCGCGGCTTGACCCGGGCTGGGGCACGCTGGCCGGGCATCTGGCGTTTCTGGGCATTCTGTGGGCGCGGCCCCAGGGCCTGTTCCCTGCCACGCGGGACCGATGA